The DNA region ACTTCCGTCACCTGATCTTTGGCCGTGGCGACCAACCCGCGCCCCGCGCCCGTGGCCACCAGACGAGGGAGATCTTCGCGCTGCAACCCCGCCTGCTCCAACGCTCTGGTCAGCACCTCATCGATCGTGGTAGACAAGTCAAAGCCAACCCGTGCCATCGCCTTGCCGGCCACTCGCCCGCTCTCCACGACCACTGCTTTCACTGCCCAAGTGCCCACATCAATGCCCGCCGTGGCCATACGCTTTGCTGCTCCTTTCAAGCCCTACGCGCCCCTATCCCAAGTGCCCGGTATCGGTTCCCTGCAGGCTGGGCACCGTCCGTCCTTGACTTTCATCTCCAGCACGGCGAAGTGCATTCGATGCACCACCCTTTCCCCACAGCGTGGGCAGTAGGTGCTGTTGCGGTCGTGGCCCGGCACATTCCCGATATAGACATAATGCAACCCCTCGCCGGAGGCAATGGCGGCGGCCTGCTCCAGGGTCTCCAGGGGCGTGGCTGGCACGCGCTGCAGTTTGTAGGCGGGGAAGAAGCGCAGGAAATGGAGTGGCACATCGGGGCCGGCGCTGGCCCGCAGCCAGGCGCACATGCGACGAATGGTCTCAGGATCGTCGTTCAGCGAGGGGATGAGCAGGTTGACCACCTCGAGATGGACGCCGCTCCTGGCCACGGTAACCAGGGTGGAGAGGACGGGTTCCAGTTGTCCCCCGGTCATTCGCTCATAGAATTCGCTGGTGAAGCCTTTGAGGTCAACCACGACGGCATCTATGTGGGGCAAGAGGGCTTGCAGGGGTTCGGCGGCCAGTGAGGCATTGGTGTGCACCACAGTGCGCAGTCCCGCCCCTTTCGCCAAGACAGCGATGTCGTCCATATACTCGTAAAAGGCGATGGGCTCGCTGTAGGTGAAGGATATGGCGTCGCAGCTTTCCTCTAGAGCGCGGGCCACCACCTGCTCCGGCGTCAGATGGTAGTTGATGGTGTCCCACACCCCTGACTGGGAGATCTCCCAATTCTGGCAGGACTTGCAGCGGAAGTTGCAACTGGCGGTGGCGACGCAGAGCATCCTTGCGCCGGGCGTCATGTGAAAGACGGGCTCTTTCTCGATAGGATCCACCTCGACCGCGCAGGGGTGGCCGTAAACCAGGCTGTACAGCCTTCCTCCCACGTTCTTGCGATTGCGGCAGAAGCCAACGTTCCCCTCGCGGATCAGGCATTTGCGGAAACAGAGGCGGCAGCCGATAGTGCCATCATCGAGAGGTGTGAAGTAGCGGGCAGGGTGCAGCGCCGGGGCAGTGGCATCCGGCCCGGATTCGTCGTTTTGCCGACAGCCCCCCAGCCCCAGGCAAGAGGCCAGCCCGGCCGCCACAGACCCGGCCAGGAACTGCCGCCGCGTGACACGCCAAGGCACCACCTCTTCTCCCCCTTTTCCAACCGCTTGAACTCGCCAGACCCCGCGTGGATGTATTGTATCTAATCTGGCGCAATAACCAAAGCGGATAGTTGCGCGGCGATGATGTACCTTGGGGACAAATAGGAATTTGCTCCTTAGAATTCTGTAACAAGCCGTGGGAGCAATCTCCAGATTGCGACCAACACATCGCCGTCTGGAGGCGGCTCCCACCTGGGGATACCCGCTGCGCATGGCTACATCCATGAAGTCCTGGCAGGGACGACCGGCCGGTCGCCTTTCGCAAGGTGAGCCTGCAAATTCATGAGGGGATCAATGCAACGAATTTAGTCCAGCGGACTACGCACCGCCGACGCGCCGCGCTGCAGGACGTGGGTGTAGATCATGGTGGTGCGAACATCTTTGTGACCGAGGAGTTCTTGGACGGTGCGAATGTCATAACCGTCTTCAAGTAGATGGGTAGCAAAACTGTGGCGGAAGGTATGACAACTGCCGTGCTTGGCAACGCCCGCCTTGCGAATGGCTTGTTTGACCGCGCGTTGAATGTTGTCTTCGTGAAGGTGGTGACGGCGGATGACACCTGTGCGCGGCTCGGCAGAACGATGATCCGCCGGAAAGACGTACTGCCAGGCCCATTCTTTATTGGCGTTTGGGTATTTTCGTTCCAACGCATAGGGCAAGTAAACTGCTCCATAGCCTTCTTTCAAATCTTGCTCATGGATCTTCTTGGCATACGCTAACTGACGCTTGAGCGGTTCGACCAAAGACTGCGGCAGCACGGTGACGCGATCTTTTTCTCCTTTACCATCCCGCACCGTAATCTGCCGATAGGTGAAATCAATATCCTTGACTCGCAGGCGCAACGCCTCGATGGAGTTGACCTCGTCGCGTGTGAACACCACAGGGATATGTTTCGCTGCCCGCGCTCGCTCAATGCCCTCGATGTTGGGCAGTTGTATTTTGAGTACGTCGCGATACAGAAAGAGCAGAGCGGATAAAGCCACCTTCTGGGTTGAAGCGGAGACTCGCCTCTCCACCGCCAAGTGGGACAAATAAGCGCGGATTTCATC from Chloroflexota bacterium includes:
- a CDS encoding integron integrase; translated protein: MASSPFLNQVRQVMRLKHMSLSTEDSYLYYIKQFILFHNKRHPKDMGVDEIRAYLSHLAVERRVSASTQKVALSALLFLYRDVLKIQLPNIEGIERARAAKHIPVVFTRDEVNSIEALRLRVKDIDFTYRQITVRDGKGEKDRVTVLPQSLVEPLKRQLAYAKKIHEQDLKEGYGAVYLPYALERKYPNANKEWAWQYVFPADHRSAEPRTGVIRRHHLHEDNIQRAVKQAIRKAGVAKHGSCHTFRHSFATHLLEDGYDIRTVQELLGHKDVRTTMIYTHVLQRGASAVRSPLD
- the amrS gene encoding AmmeMemoRadiSam system radical SAM enzyme, with amino-acid sequence MVPWRVTRRQFLAGSVAAGLASCLGLGGCRQNDESGPDATAPALHPARYFTPLDDGTIGCRLCFRKCLIREGNVGFCRNRKNVGGRLYSLVYGHPCAVEVDPIEKEPVFHMTPGARMLCVATASCNFRCKSCQNWEISQSGVWDTINYHLTPEQVVARALEESCDAISFTYSEPIAFYEYMDDIAVLAKGAGLRTVVHTNASLAAEPLQALLPHIDAVVVDLKGFTSEFYERMTGGQLEPVLSTLVTVARSGVHLEVVNLLIPSLNDDPETIRRMCAWLRASAGPDVPLHFLRFFPAYKLQRVPATPLETLEQAAAIASGEGLHYVYIGNVPGHDRNSTYCPRCGERVVHRMHFAVLEMKVKDGRCPACREPIPGTWDRGA